A stretch of DNA from Anopheles ziemanni chromosome 3, idAnoZiCoDA_A2_x.2, whole genome shotgun sequence:
CTATGCTAAACACGATTTCGGACAATAGGGGTTCATTTCGCTTCGATGGAGAAACATCTGTGTTCTTTTCACCAATTCTACCAATCTCTTGAAATACCGTCCatcgtttcggtacactcAGCACAAATTCTGTTACGAacggacgatatgtttcgtttattttttaggATTTCGCTTAACCGAATTATggcagaaattaaatttgaaagaaTAGAGGTCGAATATCCCCTTTAAAGTGCGGCGAGATCGCCAGGCGCAGAAAATCGCgccggaaacatattttttatactttacGATAGGGAACCTTCGGAAGAACTTGCGCGCTTAACTGAAATCAACTACGAGAAAGATCGTACATCCAACGCCTTTTAACCTGTCCAAccgcacgtcacgctgcagaccgGCTTCTCGTAAGAACCTTCCCTAACTTTGAGAAAATTCcaaaggcttctctccgatgTCGGcacgtcacggctcggacggaactttgaGAAATTCAACAAGTTTCACACTAAAGCACCCCAATTCCTCGTCCAAAAGGAGTTAAGGATAACTCGCGGAACACCTCTCCGttagcggcacgtcacgctgcggaccgggttctcgGTTTGACCTAACTCGAGATTGAAGTATCATACGTCGATCgcaccgttgttggcacgtcacaacacgggcCGGACACGTTGATACCAAAATCGACGGACCTCCAAATCCGGCGGAAATTCTCGCGTGACAaacgacgacgcactcggtCGGGTCCACCTTCGCGCCCGCTCGGATAACCGCCTGGTTACAActtcattcaaatgttttcactgCTTTTTCTGGATTCGATtcatattgttttgttgttgatagTTTTCAGTATGTGCCCAACGaagttttcgtaaattctattCTTGATTAATATCTGCTTACCGGCACCAGTTCACCAACTGGCCATGTCAACGCCAACAAATTCAACAGCCACAGgccaagaaaaaacaaattttggttAGTAagataaaacgaaaacattacaCGTAGTAAATATACACCTCAGATGGTTTACCATGTTGAACGCTGGTGCTAACTGGAACCTCAGTGTGCACTGAGACCTAAATAGAAATTGCGAAAATGTAAAATCAAACCGATTGCATCTAGTAGACTATGAAATGTAATTTGCGGCCTTCGAAACAGTCTATAAGTCAATCGCAGTATACGTATTTCATTATTTGAGCATTTGTAGCGATTAGATACAGATGCTAAAATCATACGGAATGAGATTCAAAGATTTCTTCTGTTGTTTCAGGTGTCAGAAGGAGCCTGAAGAGGACGAAAATAATCTTGTTGAGCttggggaagaaaatggcGTTGAGCCGGACGTAGAAAATGTGATTGAGctggagaaagaaaatgaacctGAAGAGGACGAAGATAATGTTGATGAGCTCGgggaagaaaattgcattGAGTTGGACGTAGAAAATGTGATTGAGCTGGAGAAAGAAATTGAGCCTGAAGACGACGAGGATAATGTTGAAGAGCTCGGGGAAGAAAATGGCATCGAGTTAGACGTGGAAAATGTGATTGAggtggagaaagaaaatgtgCCTGAAGACGACGAGGATAATGTTGATGAGCTGGAGGAAGGAAATGACGCAAATGAATACAGTATTCGGCCAAGAAAGAAGGACGAAGTGTTGGTAAGtaaaggaagaaataaaaccttaCGTATGGTAAAACTAAATATTAGATGCTAAAACATGTTTCTCTCATGTCCAGGGCTGGCAACCTTCACTCGACgatattgaagaagaaaacgcaaTCGAATGCATCTCGATCGAAGAGATCTTCgaagaagaacaggaaaaccaaattgttGAATTAAAGAACAGGAATGACGATGAGGGCGTAAGTTCCTCGGTTTTTGGACATTTaacatactttctttttttaaaggagCCGAAAGAGGACGGGGATAATGTTGATGATctggaggaagaaaatgacgcAAATGAATACAGTATTCGGCCAAGAAAGAAGGACGAAGTGTTGGTAAGtacgagaagaaataaaaccttaCGTATGGTAAAACTATATATTAGATGCTAAAGCATGTTTCTCTCATTTCCAGGACTGGCAACCTTCACTCGACgatattgaagaagaaaacacaatcGAATGCATCTCGATCGAAGAGATCTTCgaagaagaacaggaaaaccaaattgttGAATTAAAGAACAGGAATGACGATGAGGGCGTAAGTTCCTCGGTTTTTGGACATTTaacatactttctttttttaaaggagCCGAAAGAGGACGGGGATAATGTTGATGATctggaggaagaaaatgacgcAAATGAATACAGTATTCGGCCAAGAAAGAAGGACGAAGTGTTGGTAAGtacgagaagaaataaaaccttaCGTATGGTAAAACTAAATATTAGATGCTAAAACATGTTTCTCTCATTTCCAGGGCTGGCAACCTTCACTCGACgatattgaagaagaaaacgcaaTCGAATGCATCTCGATCGAAGAGATCTTCgaagaagaacaggaaaaccaaattgttGAATTACAGAACAGAACGATCGAAGAGATCTTCgaagaagaacaggaaaaccaaattgttGAATTACAGAATCGAATGCATCTCGATTGAAGAGATTTTAgaagaagaacaggaaaacgAATTTGCGAACGTACAGAACAGGAATGAGGATGACGGCGTCCATATTACGGTTTTTGGACATTTaacatactttctttttttgtaccTAATTGTAGttatatttgttgttgttttgttcaattgttttataaaaatctaatcattttgtaattttaccATTCATAAACatatgttgttgtgttgtttaaaatttgaattaaataaatatataaatagctgcaaaaaaaagtgtttttgttaCCAGTAAACAATATCATTATACTAAAGGAACTACGAAATAACAGGgagtttttttagtttataatttttatttcttttcgtcgAGGTTCTTGGCATGTTCGATCCTTTccgattcctttttttgtatctttggTGTTGCTCGGAATTTATTATCTAAAACACAAcatcaatgaataaattattacacACGTTATAACTTAGTCTAGCTAAAAACGATACCGTCCTGGCCAACGGTCGAGGAGCAAAGAGGATGAGTGCTCATGGGAGCTTTCCGGGAAGCCGGCGCACACATCAACAAGATGACAATTGCGTGTCGTCTGTGAGTGGCAATTGGCGCTATACACACACAGGCTCCCAACACCTTTTAGagtatgttttcaaaatgtcCGTGGACTTTACTGCATGGAATCGACAAGAGAAATCCatttcactttccattctGTAGCTATTGGATATTCCGTAGGTGTATAGCGGAGTTCGAAACCGGTTCAATCTAATCCTATCAATTTCAcgggttttcaattttctgttcttCAAAACGTAGTaaacaactgaaaatgtttttaaatttttctgaaACCTTAGCTCACAGACACAACGCAATCAAACCCTCAAGCGGAAGGTAATTTTTAACCGCTAATGATTATGGTTTAGTACACCTGTTGACTATGATTTAATTCTCTCATTCTAACCTCCACTAGTAGGATGCAAACGAAAACAGATCGGTTCAAATCCAAAGGTTTTTCCTTACTTCTATAGCAGGGGTCGGTCAACTGGTTTTATCcagcccgtaagaaaatttagaccttcttcttggcgtaacgacctcttggtcatgcctgcctgttaagggcttacgagacttgtttccctgttgtacgtggatagtcagtcctctcgtacaggggagggtccggtctcggatcGGATTCGAGAACCCACGCcttcgaggtggtgagccccggcgctcatgggccgattttctaaccggcgctaccgctcggctgtcgcggacccccacatatttttttaatcatctgACTCTTTATAAATTGTTTGCCGAGCCCTGTTTAAAACAATCGTGTTCTATGCTAAACACGATTTCGGACAATAGGGGTTCATTTCGCTTCGATGGAGAAACATCTGTGTTCTTTTCACCAATTCTACCAATCTCTTGAAATACCGTCCatcgtttcggtacactcAGCACAAATTCTGTTACGAacggacgatatgtttcgtttattttttaggATTTCGCTTAACCGAATTATggcagaaattaaatttgaaagaaTAGAGGTCGAATATCCCCTTTAAAGTGCGGCGAGATCGCCAGGCGCAGAAAATCGCgccggaaacatattttttatactttacGATAGGGAACCTTCGGAAGAACTTGCGCGCTTAACTGAAATCAACTACGAGAAAGATCGTACATCCAACGCCTTTTAACCTGTCCAAccgcacgtcacgctgcagaccgGCTTCTCGTAAGAACCTTCCCTAACTTTGAGAAAATTCcaaaggcttctctccgatgTCGGcacgtcacggctcggacggaactttgaGAAATTCAACAAGTTTCACACTAAAGCACCCCAATTCCTCGTCCAAAAGGAGTTAAGGATAACTCGCGGAACACCTCTCCGttagcggcacgtcacgctgcggaccgggttctcgGTTTGACCTAACTCGAGATTGAAGTATCATACGTCGATCgcaccgttgttggcacgtcacaacacgggcCGGACACGTTGATACCAAAATCGACGGACCTCCAAATCCGGCGGAAATTCTCGCGTGACAaacgacgacgcactcggtCGGGTCCACCTTCGCGCCCGCTCGGATAACCGCCTGGTTACAActtcattcaaatgttttcactgCTTTTTCTGGATTCGATtcatattgttttgttgttgatagTTTTCAGTATGTGCCCAACGaagttttcgtaaattctattCTTGATTAATATCTGCTTACCGGCACCAGTTCACCAACTGGCCATGTCAACGCCAACAAATTCAACAGCCACAGgccaagaaaaaacaaattttggttAGTAagataaaacgaaaacattacaCGTAGTAAATATACACCTCAGATGGTTTACCATGTTGAACGCTGGTGCTAACTGGAACCTCAGTGTGCACTGAGACCTAAATAGAAATTGCGAAAATGTAAAATCAAACCGATTGCATCTAGTAGACTATGAAATGTAATTTGCGGCCTTCGAAACAGTCTATAAGTCAATCGCAGTATACGTATTTCATTATTTGAGCATTTGTAGCGATTAGATACAGATGCTAAAATCATACGGAATGAGATTCAAAGATTTCTTCTGTTGTTTCAGGTGTCAGAAGGAGCCTGAAGAGGACGAAAATAATCTTGTTGAGCttggggaagaaaatggcaTTGAGCTGGACGTAGAAAATGTGATTGAGctggagaaagaaaatgaacctGAAGAGGACGAAGATAATGTTGATGAGCTCGgggaagaaaattgcattGAGTTGGACGTAGAAAATGTGATTGAGCTGGAGAAAGAAATTGAGCCTGAAGACGACGAGGATAATGTTGAAGAGCTCGGGGAAGAAAATGGCATCGAGTTAGACGTGGAAAATGTGATTGAggtggagaaagaaaatgtgCCTGAAGACGACGAGGATAATGTTGATGAGCTGGAGGAAGGAAATGACGCAAATGAATACAGTATTCGGCCAAGAAAGAAGGACGAAGTGTTGGTAAGtaaaggaagaaataaaaccttaCGTATGGTAAAACTATATATTAGATGCTAAAACATGTTTCTCTCATGTCCAGGGCTGGCAACCTTCACTCGACgatattgaagaagaaaacgcaaTCGAATGCATCTCGATCGAAGAGATCTTCgaagaagaacaggaaaaccaaattgttGAATTAAAGAACAGGAATGACGATGAGGGCGTAAGTTCCTCGGTTTTTGGACATTTaacatactttctttttttaaaggagCCGAAAGAGGACGGGGATAATGTTGATGATctggaggaagaaaatgacgcAAATGAATACAGTATTCGGCCAAGAAAGAAGGACGAAGTGTTGGTAAGtacgagaagaaataaaaccttaCGTATGGTAAAACTATATATTAGATGCTAAAGCATGTTTCTCTCATTTCCAGGACTGGCAACCTTCACTCGACgatattgaagaagaaaacacaatcGAATGCATCTCGATCGAAGAGATCTTCgaagaagaacaggaaaaccaaattgttGAATTAAAGAACAGGAATGACGATGAGGGCGTAAGTTCCTCGGTTTTTGGACATTTaacatactttctttttttaaaggagCCGAAAGAGGACGGGGATAATGTTGATGATctggaggaagaaaatgacgcAAATGAATACAGTATTCGGCCAAGAAAGAAGGACGAAGTGTTGGTAAGtacgagaagaaataaaaccttaCGTATGGTAAAACTAAATATTAGATGCTAAAACATGTTTCTCTCATTTCCAGGGCTGGCAACCTTCACTCGACgatattgaagaagaaaacgcaaTCGAATGCATCTCGATCGAAGAGATCTTCgaagaagaacaggaaaaccaaattgttGAATTACAGAACAGAACGATCGAAGAGATCTTCgaagaagaacaggaaaaccaaattgttGAATTACAGAATCGAATGCATCTCGATTGAAGAGATTTTAgaagaagaacaggaaaacgAATTTGCGAACGTACAGAACAGGAATGAGGATGACGGCGTCCATATTACGGTTTTTGGACATTTaacatactttctttttttgtaccTAATTGTAGttatatttgttgttgttttgttcaattgttttataaaaatctaatcattttgtaattttaccATTCATAAACatatgttgttgtgttgtttaaaatttgaattaaataaatatataaatagctgcaaaaaaaagtgtttttgttaCCAGTAAACAATATCATTATACTAAAGGAACTACGAAATAACAGGgagtttttttagtttataatttttatttcttttcgtcgAGGTTCTTGGCATGTTCGATCCTTTccgattcctttttttgtatctttggTGTTGCTCGGAATTTATTATCTAAAACACAAcatcaatgaataaattattacacACGTTATAACTTAGTCTAGCTAAAAACGATACCGTCCTGGCCAACGGTCGAGGAGCAAAGAGGATGAGTGCTCATGGGAGCTTTCCGGGAAGCCGGCGCACACATCAACAAGATGACAATTGCGTGTCGTCTGTGAGTGGCAATTGGCGCTATACACACACAGGCTCCCAACACCTTTTAGagtatgttttcaaaatgtcCGTGGACTTTACTGCATGGAATCGACAAGAGAAATCCatttcactttccattctGTAGCTATTGGATATTCCGTAGGTGTATAGCGGAGTTCGAAACCGGTTCAATCTAATCCTATCAATTTCAcgggttttcaattttctgttcttCAAAACGTAGTaaacaactgaaaatgtttttaaatttttctgaaACCTTAGCTCACAGACACAACGCAATCAAACCCTCAAGCGGAAGGTAATTTTTAACCGCTAATGATTATGGTTTAGTACACCTGTTGACTATGATTTAATTCTCTCATTCTAACCTCCACTAGTAGGATGCAAACGAAAACAGATCGGTTCAAATCCAAAGGTTTTTCCTTACTTCTATAGCAGGGGTCGGTCAACTGGTTTTATCcagcccgtaagaaaatttagaccttcttcttggcgtaacgacctcttggtcatgcctgcctgttaagggcttacgagacttgtttccctgttgtacgtggatagtcagtcctctcgtacaggggagggtccggtctcggatcGGATTCGAGAACCCACGCcttcgaggtggtgagccccggcgctcatgggccgattttctaaccggcgctaccgctcggctgtcgcggacccccacatatttttttaatcatctgACTCTTTATAAATTGTTTGCCGAGCCCTGTTTAAAACAATCGTGTTCTATGCTAAACACGATTTCGGACAATAGGGGTTCATTTCGCTTCGATGGAGAAACATCTGTGTTCTTTTCACCAATTCTACCAATCTCTTGAAATACCGTCCatcgtttcggtacactcAGCACAAATTCTGTTACGAacggacgatatgtttcgtttattttttaggATTTCGCTTAACCGAATTATggcagaaattaaatttgaaagaaTAGAGGTCGAATATCCCCTTTAAAGTGCGGCGAGATCGCCAGGCGCAGAAAATCGCgccggaaacatattttttatactttacGATAGGGAACCTTCGGAAGAACTTGCGCGCTTAACTGAAATCAACTACGAGAAAGATCGTACATCCAACGCCTTTTAACCTGTCCAAccgcacgtcacgctgcagaccgGCTTCTCGTAAGAACCTTCCCTAACTTTGAGAAAATTCcaaaggcttctctccgatgTCGGcacgtcacggctcggacggaactttgaGAAATTCAACAAGTTTCACACTAAAGCACCCCAATTCCTCGTCCAAAAGGAGTTAAGGATAACTCGCGGAACACCTCTCCGttagcggcacgtcacgctgcggaccgggttctcgGTTTGACCTAACTCGAGATTGAAGTATCATACGTCGATCgcaccgttgttggcacgtcacaacacgggcCGGACACGTTGATACCAAAATCGACGGACCTCCAAATCCGGCGGAAATTCTCGCGTGACAaacgacgacgcactcggtCGGGTCCACCTTCGCGCCCGCTCGGATAACCGCCTGGTTACAActtcattcaaatgttttcactgCTTTTTCTGGATTCGATtcatattgttttgttgttgatagTTTTCAGTATGTGCCCAACGaagttttcgtaaattctattCTTGATTAATATCTGCTTACCGGCACCAGTTCACCAACTGGCCATGTCAACGCCAACAAATTCAACAGCCACAGgccaagaaaaaacaaattttggttAGTAagataaaacgaaaacattacaCGTAGTAAATATACACCTCAGATGGTTTACCATGTTGAACGCTGGTGCTAACTGGAACCTCAGTGTGCACTGAGACCTAAATAGAAATTGCGAAAATGTAAAATCAAACCGATTGCATCTAGTAGACTATGAAATGTAATTTGCGGCCTTCGAAACAGTCTATAAGTCAATCGCAGTATACGTATTTCATTATTTGAGCATTTGTAGCGATTAGATACAGATGCTAAAATCATACGGAATGAGATTCAAAGATTTCTTCTGTTGTTTCAGGTGTCAGAAGGAGCCTGAAGAGGACGAAAATAATCTTGTTGAGCttggggaagaaaatggcaTTGAGCTGGACGTAGAAAATGTGATTGAGctggagaaagaaaatgaacctGAAGAGGACGAAGATAATGTTGATGAGCTCGgggaagaaaattgcattGAGTTGGACGTAGAAAATGTGATTGAGCTGGAGAAAGAAATTGAGCCTGAAGACGACGAGGATAATGTTGAAGAGCTCGGGGAAGAAAATGGCATCGAGTTAGACGTGGAAAATGTGATTGAggtggagaaagaaaatgtgCCTGAAGACGACGAGGATAATGTTGATGAGCTGGAGGAAGGAAATGACGCAAATGAATACAGTATTCGGCCAAGAAAGAAGGACGAAGTGTTGGTAAGtaaaggaagaaataaaaccttaCGTATGGTAAAACTAAATATTAGATGCTAAAACATGTTTCTCTCATGTCCAGGGCTGGCAACCTTCACTCGACgatattgaagaagaaaacgcaaTCGAATGCATCTCGATCGAAGAGATCTTCgaagaagaacaggaaaaccaaattgttGAATTAAAGAACAGGAATGACGATGAGGGCGTAAGTTCCTCGGTTTTTGGACATTTaacatactttctttttttaaaggagCCGAAAGAGGACGGGGATAATGTTGATGATCTGGAGGGAGAAAATGACGCAAATGAATACAGTATTCGGCCAAGAAAGAAGGACGAAGTGTTGGTAAGtacgagaagaaataaaaccttaCGTATGGTAAAACTATATATTAGATGCTAAAACATGTTTCTCTCATTTCCAGGGCTGGCAACCTTCACTCGACgatattgaagaagaaaacgcaaTCGAATGCATCTCGATCGAAGAGATCTTCgaagaagaacaggaaaaccaaattgttGAATTAAAGAACAGAAATGACGATGGGGACGTAAATTCCTCGGTTTTTGGACATTTaacatactttctttttttaaaggagtCGAAAGAGGACGAGGATAATATTGATGAgctggaggaagaaaatgacgcTAATGAATACAGTATTCGGTCAAGAAAGAAGGACGAAGTGTTGGTAAGtacgagaagaaataaaaccttaCGTATGGTAAAACTATATATTAGATGCTAAAGCATGTTTCTCTCATTTCCAGGGCTGGCAACCTTCACTCGACgatattgaagaagaaaacgcaaTCGAATGCATCTCGATCGAAGAGATCTTCgaagaagaacaggaaaaccaaattgttGAATTAAAGAACAGGAATGACGATGAGGGCGTAAGTTCCTCGGTTTTTGGACATTTaacatactttctttttttaaaggagCCGAAAGAGGACGGGGATAATGTTGATGATctggaggaagaaaatgacgcAAATGAATACAGTATTCGGCCAAGAAAGAAGGACGAAGTGTTGGTAAGtacgagaagaaataaaaccttaCGTATGGTAAAACTATATATTAGATGCTAAAGCATGTTTCTCTCATTTCCAGGGCTGGCAACCTTCACTCGACgatattgaagaagaaaacgcaaTCGAATGCATCTCGATCGAAGAGATCTTCgaagaagaacaggaaaaccaaattgttGAATTACAGAACAGGAATGACGATGGGGGCATAAATTCCTCGGTTTTTGGACatttaacatattttctttgataagctggaggaagaaaatgacgcTAATGAATACAGTATTCGGTCAAGAAAGAAGGACGAAGTGTTGGTAAGtacgagaagaaataaaaccttaCGTATGGTAAAACTATATATTAGATGCTAAAGCATGTTTCTCTCATTTCCAGGGCTGGCAACCTTCACTCGACgatattgaagaagaaaacgcaaTCGAATGCATCTCGATCGAAGAGATCTTCgaagaagaacaggaaaaccaaattgttGAATTAAAGAACAGGAATGACGATGAGGGCGTAAGTTCCTCGGTTTTTGGACATTTaacatactttctttttttaaaggagCCGAAAGAGGACGGGGATAATGTTGATGATctggaggaagaaaatgacgcAAATGAATACAGTATTCGGCCAAGAAAGAAGGACGAAGTGTTGGTAAGtacgagaagaaataaaaccttaCGTATGGTAAAACTATATATTAGATGCTAAAGCATGTTTCTCTCATTTCCAGGGCTGGCAACCTTCACTCGACgatattgaagaagaaaacgcaaTCGAATGCATCTCGATCGAAGAGATCTTCgaagaagaacaggaaaaccaaattgttGAATTACAGAACAGGAATGATGATGGGGGCATAAATTCCTCGGTTTTTGGACatttaacatattttctttgataagctggaggaagaaaatgacgcAAATGAATACAGTATTCGgtcaagaaaaaaggaagaagtgTTGGTAAGtacgagaagaaataaaaccttaCGTATGGTAAAACTAAATATTAGATgttaaaacatgtttctctCATTTCCAGGGCTGGCAACCTTCTCTCGACaatattgaagaagaaaacgcaaTCGAATGCATCTCGATTGAAGAGATTTTAgaagaagaacaggaaaacgAATTTGCGAACGTACAGAACAGGAATGAGGATGACGGCGTCCATATTACGGTTTTTGGACATTTaacatactttctttttttgtaccTAATTGTAGttatatttgttgttgttttgttcaattgttttataaaaatctaatcattttgtaattttaccATTCATAAACatatgttgttgtgttgtttaaaatttgaattaaataaatatataaatagctgcaaaaaaaagtgtttttgttaCCAGTAAACAATATCATTATACTAAAGGAACTACGAAATAACAGGGAGTTATTttagtttataatttttatttcttttcgtcgAGGTTCTTGGCATGTTCGATCCTATccgattcctttttttgtatctttggTGTTGCTCGGAATTTATTATCTAAAACACAAcatcaatgaataaattattacacACGTTATAACTTAGTCTAGCTAAAAACGATACCGTCCTGGCCAACGGTCGAGGAGCAAAGAGGATGAGTGCTCATGGGAGCTTTCCGGGAAGCCGGCGCACACATCAACAAGATGACAATTGCGTGTCGTCTGTGAGTGGCAATTGGCGCTATACACACACAGGCTCCCAACACCTTTTAGagtatgttttcaaaatgtcCGTGGACTTTACTGCATGGAATCGACAAGAGAAATCCatttcactttccattctGTAGCTATTGGATATTCCGTAGGTGTATAGCGGAGTTCGAAACCGGTTCAATCTAATCCTGCCTACACCCGATCCACGCGTGCCGGGGTTTCTTTCGCCGCTTTCGCGACACACTGCTCCTGATGTGTGTAGAGAGGTGCGTCCTGCCAGCAGATGCTTGATGTGCTGATGTTCCTATAAGTCAGTTACACGGCCAATATCGTCGCCCTGCTGAAGAGCCCCTCAACGTGGATCCAATCGTTGGACGATCTGTTCGCGTCACGGCTCAAGTTTGACACGCACGATACCGTGTTCAACCGGCACTACATCACGCACGCCACGGAGCGGACTGGTAGAGCGCTGTACGAGCAGAAAATCCGCATACCGGGCGGACGGGACACCTTCATCCCGCTCGAGAAGGGTGACGCCTCGATGAAGATGGCATTCAGTATCGGGAGAACCCAAAGCTGTACACCAAAAGCCCACATGCTCCGATGGTGGTCCACTGGCGAGTTCGTGCTGCTCGGCAGAAACAATTGAGGGTATTACAATTGGGAGGGCGGAAACGACCaacttctcgacgctggcccatacaaaaggtaaacaacactttgaaaaaagcgataaaatggctggccgtctcg
This window harbors:
- the LOC131284720 gene encoding probable serine/threonine-protein kinase kinX; the protein is MRFKDFFCCFRCQKEPEEDENNLVELGEENGIELDVENVIELEKENEPEEDEDNVDELGEENCIELDVENVIELEKEIEPEDDEDNVEELGEENGIELDVENVIEVEKENVPEDDEDNVDELEEGNDANEYSIRPRKKDEVLGWQPSLDDIEEENAIECISIEEIFEEEQENQIVELKNRNDDEGEPKEDGDNVDDLEGENDANEYSIRPRKKDEVLGWQPSLDDIEEENAIECISIEEIFEEEQENQIVELKNRNDDGDESKEDEDNIDELEEENDANEYSIRSRKKDEVLGWQPSLDDIEEENAIECISIEEIFEEEQENQIVELKNRNDDEGEPKEDGDNVDDLEEENDANEYSIRPRKKDEVLGWQPSLDDIEEENAIECISIEEIFEEEQENQILEEENDANEYSIRSRKKDEVLGWQPSLDDIEEENAIECISIEEIFEEEQENQIVELKNRNDDEGEPKEDGDNVDDLEEENDANEYSIRPRKKDEVLGWQPSLDDIEEENAIECISIEEIFEEEQENQIVELQNRNDDGGINSSSPSTWIQSLDDLFASRLKFDTHDTVFNRHYITHATERTGRALYEQKIRIPGGRDTFIPLEKGDASMKMAFSIGRTQSCTPKAHMLRWWSTGEFVLLGRNN
- the LOC131284719 gene encoding uncharacterized protein LOC131284719, producing MRFKDFFCCFRCQKEPEEDENNLVELGEENGIELDVENVIELEKENEPEEDEDNVDELGEENCIELDVENVIELEKEIEPEDDEDNVEELGEENGIELDVENVIEVEKENVPEDDEDNVDELEEGNDANEYSIRPRKKDEVLGWQPSLDDIEEENAIECISIEEIFEEEQENQIVELKNRNDDEGEPKEDGDNVDDLEEENDANEYSIRPRKKDEVLDWQPSLDDIEEENTIECISIEEIFEEEQENQIVELKNRNDDEGEPKEDGDNVDDLEEENDANEYSIRPRKKDEVLGWQPSLDDIEEENAIECISIEEIFEEEQENQIVELQNRTIEEIFEEEQENQIVELQNRMHLD